One Hevea brasiliensis isolate MT/VB/25A 57/8 chromosome 5, ASM3005281v1, whole genome shotgun sequence genomic region harbors:
- the LOC131180017 gene encoding 60S ribosomal protein L5, mitochondrial, protein MFPLYFHYEDVSRQDPLLKPNHANVMEVPGLCEIRVVPKAPYDFIIKNGKLAMEIPCGQKFIQTQRGSTGKSFRSNPFLGSNKDKKGYVSDLARQSTLRGHGMSNFSVRISTVMSLLDSPVEIRENSIQFSMETEFCEFSPELEDHFEILEHIRGFNVTIVTSANTQDETLPPWSGFFQKDEGESQ, encoded by the coding sequence ATGTTTCCACTCTATTTTCATTACGAAGATGTATCACGTCAGGATCCGTTGCTCAAACCGAATCACGCCAACGTTATGGAAGTTCCTGGATTGTGTGAAATAAGAGTAGTACCAAAGGCACCTTATGATTTCATAATCAAAAATGGAAAATTGGCTATGGAGATTCCATGCGGTCAGAAATTCATACAGACACAAAGGGGTTCGACAGGAAAGTCGTTTCGATCCAATCCATTCTTGGGGTCAAATAAAGACAAAAAAGGATATGTCAGTGACCTAGCACGACAAAGCACTCTCCGAGGGCATGGAATGTCTAATTTTTCGGTCAGAATCTCGACAGTAATGTCTCTCTTAGATTCTCCGGTCGAAATACGGGAAAACTCCATTCAATTCTCGATGGAAACGGAGTTTTGCGAATTCTCCCCAGAACTGGAAGATCATTTCGAGATCCTCGAACATATTCGAGGGTTCAATGTGACTATTGTCACTTCGGCCAACACACAAGATGAGACTTTACCACCGTGGAGCGGCTTTTTTCAAAAAGATGAGGGGGAAAGTCAGTAA